Proteins from a single region of Eublepharis macularius isolate TG4126 chromosome 9, MPM_Emac_v1.0, whole genome shotgun sequence:
- the LOC129335748 gene encoding olfactory receptor 5V1-like, translating to MGVWNQTRVVEFVFLGFSGIPYGHIYLFLVFLAIYTVTVLGNLMIFTLIQLDSSLHSPMYYFLSHLSCLDICLSSVTVPKILVNFLCQRQTITYNQCMAQMFFVMSFTGTEAALLAVMAYDRYAAICKPLHYSHLMKSKVCTVLAFATWVWGFVDSAFHTALSSNLYFCGVNQIHHIFCDLPPLMKISCSDTHINEMAIRIASLFVGGGPFLFIIFSYFFILSSILHIRSTHGKRKAFSTCASHIVVVIIYYGNALINYNRPSAGYSLEIDSLVSTLFCIMTPMLNPLIYSLRNKEVKGALKKVVERQKESKHHRALS from the coding sequence ATGGGAGTGTGGAATCAGACACGAGTGGTGGAATTCGTCTTCCTGGGATTCTCTGGCATTCCATACGGCCACATCTACCTCTTCCTGGTATTCTTAGCCATTTACACGGTCACTGTGCTGGGGAACCTCATGATTTTTACTCTGATTCAACTGGATTCCAGCCTTCATAGCCCCATGTATTACTTCCTCAGCCACCTCTCCTGCTTAGATATTTGCCTCTCCTCCGTCACAGTCCCTAAGATCCTGGTGAACTTCTTGTGCCAGCGACAGACCATCACCTACAACCAGTGCATGGCACAGATGTTCTTTGTGATGTCTTTCACGGGGACGGAGGCTGCGCTGCTGGCTGTCATGGCCTATGACCGCTATGCTGCCATCTGCAAACCTTTGCATTACTCCCACCTAATGAAATCCAAGGTGTGTACCGTACTGGCCTTTGCCACTTGGGTGTGGGGCTTCGTAGACTCCGCTTTCCATACAGCTCTGAGCTCTAACTTATACTTCTGTGGAGTCAACCAGATTCATCACATCTTCTGTGATCTCCCCCCATTGATGAAAATTTCTTGCAGTGATACACACATCAATGAAATGGCCATCCGCATAGCAAGCCTATTTGTGGGTGGGGGACCCTTCCTCTTCATCATCTTCTCATATTTCTTCATCCTGTCCTCCATCTTGCACATCCGTTCTACCCATGGCAAACGCAAAGCTTTTTCCACCTGCGCTTCTCACATCGTTGTCGTTATCATTTATTATGGAAATGCATTAATTAACTATAACAGGCCAAGCGCTGGGTACTCCTTAGAGATTGACAGTCTTGTTTCCACCCTCTTCTGCATTATGACCCCTATGCTCAACCCCCTCATCTACAGCCTTCGGAACAAGGAAGTAAAAGGAGCCTTGAAGAAGGTTGTAGAAAGACAGAAGGAGTCTAAACATCACCGCGCTCTAAGTTAG
- the LOC129335747 gene encoding olfactory receptor 5V1-like, producing the protein MAVENHTQVKEFIFLGFSGLPANPTFLFVLFLAAYLAILMGNFMILILVLADSCLHSPMYFFLSHLSCLDICLSTVVIPKMLANFLRQQNSISYRQCLAQTFFLIGFASCEPALLAIMAYDRYAAICRPLHYSLLMSKRVCTQLASATWVWGFLDSAIHTALAANLSFCGVNQIPHIFCDVPPLLTIACSDTRVNELATHITTFFMGLGPFFFIILSYIYILASILRIRSQGGRSKAFSTCASHVIVVSIFIGNGSLNYNRPSAGYSLAMDTLVSTMFCIVTPMLNPLIYSLRNKEVKGALRKVLDCKWRA; encoded by the coding sequence ATGGCTGTGGAAAATCACACGCAGGTGAAAGAGTTTATCTTCTTGGGCTTCTCCGGCCTCCCAGCCAACCCAACCTTCCTCTTTGTCCTGTTCCTGGCTGCCTATTTGGCTATTTTGATGGGCAACTTTATGATATTAATTCTGGTCCTAGCGGATTCCTGCCTTCACAgccccatgtacttcttcctcagTCACCTCTCCTGCTTGGACATTTGCCTCTCCACCGTCGTCATCCCAAAGATGCTTGCCAACTTCTTGCGCCAACAAAACTCAATTTCGTACAGGCAATGCCTGGCACAGACTTTCTTCCTGATTGGCTTTGCTAGCTGTGAGCCTGCCCTGTTGGCCATCATGGCCTATGACCGCTATGCTGCCATCTGCAGGCCACTGCACTACTCTCTCCTCATGAGCAAGAGGGTGTGTACCCAGCTAGCATCGGCCACTTGGGTCTGGGGCTTCCTGGACTCAGCCATTCATACTGCCTTGGCTGCAAATCTGTCCTTCTGTGGAGTCAACCAGATTCCACACATCTTTTGTGATGTCCCACCTCTGTTAACAATTGCCTGCAGTGACACACGTGTCAATGAACTGGCCACTCATATCACAACCTTCTTTATGGGCCTGGGACCTTTCTTCTTCATCATCCTCTCCTACATATACATCTTGGCCTCTATTCTGCGGATTCGATCTCAAGGTGGCAGGAGCAAAGCTTTCTCCACGTGTGCTTCTCACGTAATTGTGGTCTCTATATTTATTGGAAATGGGTCCCTGAACTACAACAGGCCAAGCGCTGGGTATTCCCTGGCAATGGACACTCTGGTCTCCACCATGTTTTGCATAGTCACTCCTATGCTGAACCCCCTCATTTACAGCCTCCGGAACAAGGAGGTGAAGGGGGCCCTCCGGAAGGTTCTGGACTGCAAGTGGAGAGCTTAA
- the LOC129335749 gene encoding olfactory receptor 5V1-like produces the protein MGVRNQTRVVEFVFLGFSGIPHGHTYLFLVFLAIYTVTVLGNLMIFTLIQLDSQLHSPMYYFLSHLSCLDIFLSSVTVPKILVNFLCQQQTISYNQCMAQMFFLISFTGTEAVLLAVMAYDRYAAICKPLHYSLLMNTKVCTILAFSTWVWGFLDSALHTALGSNLYFCGTNQIRTIFCNLPPLMKISCSDTQTNEVALGIASLFVGAIPFLFTILSYAFILSSILKIHSTTGKRKAFSTCASHVIVVIIYFGNGLLNYNRPSTGYSLEIDTLISTMFCIIPPMLNPLIYSLRNKEVKGALKKVLEARGSLHVTTL, from the coding sequence ATGGGAGTGAGGAATCAGACGCGAGTGGTGGAATTCGTcttcctgggcttctctggcATTCCACATGGCCACACCTACCTCTTCCTGGTATTCTTAGCCATTTACACGGTCACCGTGCTGGGGAACCTCATGATATTTACTCTGATTCAACTGGATTCCCAACTCCACAGCCCCATGTATTACTTCCTCAGCCACCTCTCCTGCTTagacattttcctctcctccgtcACTGTCCCAAAAATCCTGGTGAACTTCCTATGCCAACAGCAGACCATTTCCTACAATCAGTGCATGGCACAGATGTTCTTCCTAatctctttcacagggacagaGGCTGTGCTACTGGCTGTCATGGCCTATGACCGCTATGCTGCCATCTGCAAACCTTTGCATTACTCCCTTCTCATGAATACCAAGGTGTGCACCATTCTCGCCTTTTCCACTTGGGTCTGGGGCTTCTTAGATTCTGCTCTCCATACAGCTCTTGGCTCAAACTTGTATTTCTGCGGAACCAACCAGATTCGTACCATTTTCTGCAATCTTCCTCCACTGATGAAAATTTCCTGCAGTGACACACAGACAAATGAAGTGGCACTAGGCATAGCAAGCCTTTTTGTGGGTGCAATTCCTTTCCTATTCACTATTCTCTCATACGCCTTCATCTTGTCCTCCATCTTGAAGATTCATTCCACCACTGGCAAGCGCAAAGCCTTTTCCACCTGCGCTTCTCATGTCATTGTGGTCATAATTTACTTTGGAAATGGATTACTGAACTACAATAGACCAAGCACGGGGTACTCCTTGGAGATAGACACTCTCATCTCTACCATGTTCTGCATAATTCCCCCGATGCTGAACCCCCTCATCTATAGCCTCCGCAACAAGGAGGTAAAGGGGGCCCTGAAGAAGGTTCTGGAAGCCAGAGGAAGTCTACACGTCACCACACTATAA
- the LOC129335916 gene encoding olfactory receptor 1F1-like, whose product MGVWNQTRVVEFVFLGFSGIPYGHIYLFLVFLAIYMVTVLGNLMIFTLIQLDSSLHSPMYYFLSHLSCLDICFSSVTVPKILVNFLCQRQTISYNQCMAQMFFVMSFTGTEAALLAVMAYDRYAAICKPLHYPHLMNSKVCTVLAFATWIWGFLDSAVHTALSSNFDFCGVNQIHHIFCDLPPLMKMSCSDTHINEMAARIASLFVGGGPFLFIISSYFFILSSILHIHSTHGKCKAFSTCASHIIAVIIYYANALTNYNRPSAGFSLETDILVSTLFCIITPMLNPLIYSLRNKEVKGALKKVVESLNITTP is encoded by the coding sequence ATGGGAGTGTGGAATCAGACACGAGTGGTGGAATTCGTCTTCCTGGGATTCTCTGGCATTCCATACGGCCACATCTACCTCTTCCTGGTATTCTTAGCCATTTACATGGTCACTGTGCTGGGGAACCTCATGATTTTTACTCTGATTCAGCTGGATTCCAGCCTTCATAGCCCCATGTATTACTTCCTCAGCCACCTCTCCTGCTTAGATATTTGCTTCTCTTCCGTCACAGTCCCTAAGATCCTGGTGAACTTCTTGTGCCAGCGACAGACCATCTCCTACAACCAGTGCATGGCACAGATGTTCTTTGTGATGTCTTTCACGGGGACGGAGGCTGCGCTGCTGGCTGTCATGGCCTATGACCGCTATGCTGCCATTTGCAAACCTTTGCATTACCCCCACCTAATGAACTCCAAGGTGTGCACCGTACTGGCCTTTGCCACTTGGATTTGGGGCTTCCTAGATTCCGCTGTCCATACAGCTCTGAGCTCCAACTTCGACTTCTGTGGAGTCAACCAGATTCATCACATCTTCTGTGATCTCCCCCCACTGATGAAAATGTCTTGCAGTGATACACACATCAATGAAATGGCTGCCCGCATAGCAAGCTTGTTTGTGGGTGGGGGACCCTTCCTCTTTATCATTTCTTCATATTTCTTCATCCTGTCCTCCATCTTACACATCCATTCTACCCATGGCAAATGCAAAGCTTTTTCCACTTGTGCTTCTCACATCATTGCGGTTATCATTTATTATGCAAATGCACTAACAAACTATAACAGACCAAGCGCTGGTTTCTCCTTGGAGACTGACATTCTTGTTTCCACCCTCTTCTGCATTATCACCCCTATGCTCAACCCCCTTATTTACAGCCTTCGGAACAAGGAAGTAAAAGGAGCCTTGAAGAAGGTTGTAGAAAGCCTAAACATCACCACACCATAA